A segment of the Serratia fonticola genome:
TAGGAACGGAGACACTATCCTTGATGTTGGCTCCTGAGGATTGATATTGCGCTGCCGCATTCGTGAACTTGATCATGTTGCAACTCTGCCGTTAATTCCCTCAGGCTAACGAGCGGCAATGCCTTACGGTTATTGCCGTCCCGCTTATTTTATGAGAAAAAACCTATAAAAATTAAGAATCGTCAGGGTGAGTTCCTGTGGATCTCTTTTCTGCGTTGTTCTACGCTGTGGCACAGATTAGCGGGCGTGGTTTACCGGGTCACTTAAACGAACGGAATCAATCAGTAGTAATTCCTTTTGGATTTTTATTTATACTGATTTCTAACAAGGGCTTGGCTGAAAATAGCGACGTTTTTATCATAAACATTGCTTGATAATCGGCCTGCTGAATTATGGACAAACAGATTGAACAACAATAATGACCATTGATAGCCTTTCCCACCAGGTAGTGCCTATTAAAATTATTGCTACTGGTGCCGCTTTACCCTCATTGTGCATCGCGTCCTCGGTACTGGATCAGCAACTGAACAAACCGACCGGTTACGTAGAGAAGCGCTCGGGTATCATTCATCGTTTTCATGCCGCTCATGATGCCAGCCAGGCGGAGCTTGCCGTCGCCGCTCTGGATGATGCACTGGACCGTCATGCGATCCCGCGTGATTCCATCGATCTGCTGATCTCTGCCTCGGCAATTGCCGTTCAGGCGCTGCCGTTCAGCGCCGCCCATATTCTTAAACTGGCAGGACTGCGACGGGGGATTGCCGGTTTTGATATCAATACCAGTTGCGTCAGTTTTATCTCTGCATTGCAGGTGGCGGCAGGCTTACTGAATAGCGGAATTTACCGGCGCATTGCCATTGTCTCTGCCGATATCGCTTCGCGCGGTATCGACTGGCAGGATGAAGAGTCTTCGCTGATTTTTGGTGATGGTGCCGCCTGCGCTATTGTTGAGCGTGGTGATGGGCAAAGCGGTATTTTGTCTTATCTGATGGAAACTTATCCAGAAGGGAGCGAGCTGTGCGAAATCCGCGCGGGAGGCACGCGCTGTAACCCGCGCGCCGGGATGAAGGACAGTGACTTCCTGTTTCATATGAAGGGTAAGCAGCTGTTCCGTCAGGCTTCCGCCTTGATTGAGAGCTTCCTCAGCCGCCTGCTGGCTGCCGGGGGGCTTACTTTGGCACAGATTGCTACCGTGGTGCCCCATCAGGCTAGCCATCTCTCCTTGGAACATATGCGTAGGCGGCTGCATGTGGCACCAGAGGCGTTGGTTGATATCTATCGTTACCGGGGTAATCAGGTCGCGGCATCGATCCCTTCGGCGCTGCATGAAGCGGCAATCACTGGCAGATTGAACGCTGAGAAACCGGTAATGCTGATAGGCACTGCCGCCGGGTTAACTCTGGGTGGCATGGTGCTACTGCCATGAAAGTACTGGTAACAGGTGCAACCAGCGGGCTAGGGCGCAACGCTACCGAATGGCTGCTGGCGGAAGGGCATCAGGTGCATGCTACTGGGCGGGATATGGCCGTCGGGCGTTTGCTGGAGGCCCAAGGGGCCAGGTTTACCGCACTCGATCTGACTCGCGCCGGGGTTGAACAGTGTAATCAACTGATGGTGGGGTGTGACATTGTTTGGCACTGTGCAGCGAAATCGTCCCCATGGGGCAGCCGCCATGCGTTTTACCAAGCCAACACCTTTGTGACGGAAAAGCTGGCTAAAGCGGCCGGACGTTGCGGGGTGAAGCGTTTTATCCATATTTCGACGCCTGCGGTTTATTTCGATTTCAAGCATCATCACAACATCGTGGAAAGTGAATTTGCGCAACGATTCGCCAACCATTATGCCGCCAGCAAGTTTGCTGCCGAGCAGGCTATCGCCGGGATGTTGCACCGTTATCCGCAAACCACCTATCTGATATTGCGTCCTCGCGGCCTGTTTGGCGCGCACGATCGGGTGATTTTCCCAAGGATCCTGGCGCAGTTGCAGCGGGATAACGGCGTGCTGCGCCTACCAGGGGGCGGTTCTGCCTATCTGGATCTGACGTTTGTGCTCAACGTAGTACATGCGATGGATCTGGCCAGCCGCAAGACCCCTGTCTCTTCCGGCAGCATCTATAACATCACCAATCAGCAGCCTGAACGGCTGGCCGATATGCTGCACCAGTTGCTTACCCGGCAACTTGGCTGGCAATACCGGGTGCAGGCGGTGCCTTATCCGTTATTACTGACGCTGGCCGGGGGGATGGAAATGCTGGCTCACGTGACAGGCAGAGAACCCATGTTGACGCGCTATAGCGTCGCGGCGGCCTATTTTGACATGACGCTGGATAATACTCGCGCCATTGAGGAGTTGGGTTATCGGCCGCGTTATAGCCTGGAACAGGGGATAACCCTGACAGCGGAGTGGTTAAAACAGCAGGGGATGGCGCCACATGGCTAATATCACCACCTTTGAAATCGGCTACTGCACGCATCTTGGTTGCATGGCGTTGCGTGGTTCGGCCCTGCGCACCTGCAAATTTCCTTCCAGGGCCTATCTCCTGGAAGTCGGTGATCGCCGTTGGTTATGGGACACCGGCTATGCCAGTCATTTTCAGCATTATACGGCCAGCGGTATTTTCCGCCTTTATCGCCAGGTTACGCCGGTGTATTTCAGCCCACAGCAGGCGCTGTTTGAACAGCTACGTAACCTGGGCATTGGCGTTGGTGATATTGATGCGGTGATTATTTCGCATTTTCATGCTGACCATATTGCCGGTTTACGTGACTTCAGCAGTCTGAATATGATTTGCTCCGGCGAAGGCTGGCAGCAAACCCGCAGTTTACGCGGGATAGCCGCTTTGAAAAGGGCGTTTGTCCCTGGATTGATACCGGAAGAGTTTGAATCGGCGCTGCAGTTTGTCGAAGCCTTCCCGCGCCAGAGTCTGCCTGCAGAATTAGCGCCGTTCCAACAGGGATATGCGCTCCCGGGCAGTGCCGGGCAGATCGTCATCGTGCCATTACCGGGCCATGCTGCCGGGCATTTAGGGGCCTTTGTGCAGACTGATGCCGGTTGGACGCTGTTGGCAAGTGATGCCGCCTGGTCACCACTGAATTATCAGCAACGGCGCGGTCCTTCGCGGCTGGCGAACCTGATCATGGATAATCCACGCAGCTACTACCACACTCTGGACGCGCTTCACCAGCTGTACCGGGGTGGAGCGGCAGAGATCCGTCTGTGCCATGAGGGGGATTTATGATCCCCTTGATGACCTTATGGCATTACCTGCGTGCGCGGCGGTTGCGGTTTAGTCACCGGGCGGCGCTGGAAGCTTATCAGGCACGGCAATTGAAGCGTTTTGCCCGCCGGGTACTGGCCAATAGCCCCTATTTCCGGCCCTATCGTGCCTTGCCCATTGCCGAATGGCCGCAGATGGATAAGGCGATCATGATGGCCAATTTTGATCGGATGAATACCGCCGGGTTGCAATTGGATGATTTACTGGCCTGTGCTCGGCGCAGTGAAACTGACCGTGATTTCACCCCGAAAGTGGGCAAGTACAGCGTTGGGCTATCAACCGGCACTTCGGGGCGGCGCGGCGTTTTTGTCGTCAGCCCGCAGGAACAACAGATCTGGGCGGGCGGAATGCTGGCGAAAATGTTGCCACAAGGCGTTTTTGCCGGCGAGAAGGTCGCACTGTTCCTGCGTGCAGATAACAATCTGTATCACAGCGTCAATAATCGTTGGTTAAGCCTGCAGTTTTACGATCTGTTTGCGCCTTTTGCCGGGCATTTACCGCAGATTGAACGCCAGCAGCCGACGATTGTGGTGGCGCCCGCTCAGGTGCTGTGCGCGTTGGCTTCTGCCGTCGAACGCCAAGAGATCCAACTGCGCGCCAAAAAAGTGATTTCAGTGGCCGAAGTGTTGGAACCGCAGGACCGCCAGCTGTTGATGCGGGTGTTTGCCGAGGTGGGGGAGGTTTATCAAGCCACCGAAGGTTTTCTGGCGGCCACCTGTCGCTACGGCACCTTGCATTTGAACGAAGAGTTTATTCATGTCGAACCCCAGTGGCTTGATGAACAGCGATTTACTCCGTTGATCACCGATTTTACCCGCCGAACCCAACCGATCGTGCGCTATCGTCTGGATGATATTCTGGTGCGGCGTGCGCAGCCTTGCCCATGTGGGCAGGTGACCATGGCAATCGAACGTATTGAAGGCCGCTGCGATGATCAACTGTTGCTGCCGGGGCGGCAGGGAGAAGCATTGCGTATCTTTGCCGATCTGTGCCGTCGAGTGATTGCCAATGCGCTGCCCGCCGTGGCGGATTATCGTTTACTCCAACAGGGGAAAACGTTGCAATTGCTGGCCGATTGCAGCCCCGCAACCCTGGCGCACTGCCAGCAGCAATTAGTTGCCCTGTTTGAGCAGCAGGGTATCGCTACGGAGCAACTGGAATGGCAGTTACAGGCACAGGCTATCATGCCGCAGTTTGATGCCAAGCGCAGGCGGATTGTCCGCTTGCCGGAGGCTCCATGAGAGAGACAACTTACCGTCTATGGCAGATGTTGCTCGGCTGGGGATTTGTTGGCCTGATTTATAGCTGCAGTGACCGCTGGCAGGGGGCGGGTTATCAACTTACCCCGAGCTGGGTCGATCGGGCGATCCCGTTTAGCCCACATGCCGTCTGGCTGTATCTGTCGTTCTTTCTTATCATTCCACTGTGTTACCTGCTTTGTCCGTTAAGCCGGATCCGCTGGCTGAGAAGCACCATGCAGATCAGCGCGTTGGTCGCGGGCGTTATTTATCTGTTATGGCCAACGACCATGGACTACCCGGTCGATCAGGGCAGTTCGCTCAGTTCAGTCTTGCTGGCGGCGTTGATCCACGTTGACTCAAGCCAAAACTGTTTGCCTTCCCTGCATGTCGCCCTGACGGCGTTGGCGGTGTGGGCGGTGTTGGATAGCCAAAAGAAACTGCGCAGTGCATTGCTGGTACTCTGGGGGCTGGCGATAGCCGTTTCTATTCTGCAATTACGCCGCCATCTGTGGGTGGATTTGCTCAGTGGGGGGGCGTTGGCCATGGTTGTCGGCTATGCCTGCCAGCGTGTGCAATGGATTGGCTATGGTATTCGTCAGGGAGAAAGACAATGACCGATCTCGTGATACCGATCGTGGTGATGCTGCTTGTGGTAGTCGGGGAGGCCCTGTGGTTACAGCGCTGTGATAAAGGCAGTGTCAATTGGCATGACGTGATCTTTAATCTCAACTCTGGTCATATCGTGCTGTGGCTGTTCCGTGGTCTGGAGATTGCCTGTTATGGCTACGTGGTGACGCATTACAACCTGGGATGGCTGGATAGCTGGCCGGTAGCGCTGGTGTGGTTGTTTGCGCTGCTGGCGTGGGATTTCGGTTTTTACTGGTTACACCGTCTGCATCATCGCTTCCGCCTGCTGTGGGCGGTACATGTGGTGCATCATCAGGGTGAACATTTCAATCTGTCACTGGGGGTACGTAACTCCTGGTACTCGTCGCTGACCTCGATCCCTTTCTTTATGCTGCTGGCGCTGGTCGGGGTGCCGCTCTCGGTGTTTATCACCGTCTCTATCCTGCATTACAGCATCCAACTGTTTAATCACAATGCACTGACGCCCAAACTCGGTTTTCTGGAGCAGATCCTGGTGACTCCGGCACATCACCGGGTACATCACGTTAACGATCTGACCTACTCTAACCGGAATTTTGGCGGCAGTTTTATCTTCTGGGATAAGCTGTTCGGCACGTTTGGCCCATCATTGCCTCGCGAGCCATTCGCCTATGGCGTACGTGGGGATAAATCTTCGGTTAATCCGTTCTGGGCCAGTAACCTGCCGTTTCTGCGGTATTTCAGGCTGCCTTTCAAGCCTTCCGCTAACGCGGCCCGTTTTCACTGTTCCGCGTGGTGCATGGTGAGTGGTGCGCTACTGCTCTTTGCTCTGGTCCTGGGCTACGTTTATCGCTTTGGTTATGGCTACAATGGCCTGACGGGGGAGCAGGCAGCGATGTTTATCCTGCTGGCAGCCGGGGCGGTAGCGCTGGGGGGGATTGCTGAAGGCCGAAACTGGGGCGTGGGCGTCTGGTTGCTGGTAGCGCTGGCATTTCCTTTGCTGTTGGTGTTGCTGTTTGGTTGGTATCAGCCTTACTGGTGGTTGATGGCCTGCGCCATTGCCGTGCACGGCTGTGCCGTCGCTGCGGGATGGGGACGTCGGAAGGAAACCACATATGGCTGATGTGCTGCTGCCACTTTCTTACCCGGCTGATGGGGAGCAGGCGTTTCATCGGGAACTGAAGCGCCGGGCACATGCCTATTTAAGCGCTTGTGGCGATCATCGCTTTGCCGATGCGGCGCGTTGGATCAAGGCTATCGTTCTGTTGCTACTGTGCGTGGGGTTCTATCTGCTCAGTCTGGCGCAACAGCACGGCCTGGCTTTTATGCTGTGCTATTTTGCCTTTGTGATGATGGGCATGCTGCTCAATGTGAACGTCAATCATGACGCCTCACATAACGCTTTTGCCCGCACGCCGTGGGTGAATCGTCTGGCCGGGCGTTTGGTGACGATCCCCTTGGGCGTTGATCCTGATTATTGGCGCACAAGGCATGTGAGCTATCACCATGTGTATGCCAATGTCGAACATTATGACCTGGATACTGAAGAGAACGTTTTTTTCCGTCAAACCCCGTTTCAGCGTTGGCGGGCGCATATGCGTTATCAGCATCTTTACTGGCCGCTGATTGCTGCGCTGTCATTACCGTATATTGCGCTGGTGTTTGATTGGTCGGACCGTTTGGGGAAAACGCCATTAGCCGCTGAAGGTGTGCTGGCCGGGCGCAAGGGCTGGGCGGTGTTTATTGCCAGCAAGCTTTGCCACCTGCTGGTGGTGTTGGTGGTTCCACTTGTCGTGTGCCAGCAAAACGGCATTGGCTGGCAAACGGTGCTGATAGCCTATCTGTTGAGCCAGATGCTGGCCTCGTTGCTGGTGGTGTTTTTACTGTTGGGAACTCACTGGGCGCAGGCCGAGTTTTACGCCGTGCCAGAGGGGGGCCAAATGCCACAGGGCTGGTATCGGCACAACTTTGCCACCGCCTGCGACTGGGAAACTGCCCCTAAATGGTTGCATCATCTTACCGGCGGGCTTAATTATCATCTCACCCATCACCTGTTCCCCGGCTGGAATCATCGCCACTATCCGGCGTTGGCCGCCATGCTGTCTGAGGTTGCCGCGCACTACGGGATGGACTATCGCTGTATCGGTTATCGCGAATTGTTGCGTCAGCAGCAGCATTTTTTACGGGCCATGGGGCAGCAGCCGCAATGAAAATGCCAGATAGCACGCCGTTACGGCCATTGGCGTTCCAACGGGAAAAGGGCGATATCCATCAAGCCTTGATGCATGCCAGCCAGGCTTATCTGCAGGCGCGTGGCGATCACCGTTTTGCCGATGG
Coding sequences within it:
- a CDS encoding acyl-CoA desaturase, giving the protein MADVLLPLSYPADGEQAFHRELKRRAHAYLSACGDHRFADAARWIKAIVLLLLCVGFYLLSLAQQHGLAFMLCYFAFVMMGMLLNVNVNHDASHNAFARTPWVNRLAGRLVTIPLGVDPDYWRTRHVSYHHVYANVEHYDLDTEENVFFRQTPFQRWRAHMRYQHLYWPLIAALSLPYIALVFDWSDRLGKTPLAAEGVLAGRKGWAVFIASKLCHLLVVLVVPLVVCQQNGIGWQTVLIAYLLSQMLASLLVVFLLLGTHWAQAEFYAVPEGGQMPQGWYRHNFATACDWETAPKWLHHLTGGLNYHLTHHLFPGWNHRHYPALAAMLSEVAAHYGMDYRCIGYRELLRQQQHFLRAMGQQPQ
- a CDS encoding F390 synthetase-related protein; this translates as MIPLMTLWHYLRARRLRFSHRAALEAYQARQLKRFARRVLANSPYFRPYRALPIAEWPQMDKAIMMANFDRMNTAGLQLDDLLACARRSETDRDFTPKVGKYSVGLSTGTSGRRGVFVVSPQEQQIWAGGMLAKMLPQGVFAGEKVALFLRADNNLYHSVNNRWLSLQFYDLFAPFAGHLPQIERQQPTIVVAPAQVLCALASAVERQEIQLRAKKVISVAEVLEPQDRQLLMRVFAEVGEVYQATEGFLAATCRYGTLHLNEEFIHVEPQWLDEQRFTPLITDFTRRTQPIVRYRLDDILVRRAQPCPCGQVTMAIERIEGRCDDQLLLPGRQGEALRIFADLCRRVIANALPAVADYRLLQQGKTLQLLADCSPATLAHCQQQLVALFEQQGIATEQLEWQLQAQAIMPQFDAKRRRIVRLPEAP
- a CDS encoding MBL fold metallo-hydrolase; amino-acid sequence: MANITTFEIGYCTHLGCMALRGSALRTCKFPSRAYLLEVGDRRWLWDTGYASHFQHYTASGIFRLYRQVTPVYFSPQQALFEQLRNLGIGVGDIDAVIISHFHADHIAGLRDFSSLNMICSGEGWQQTRSLRGIAALKRAFVPGLIPEEFESALQFVEAFPRQSLPAELAPFQQGYALPGSAGQIVIVPLPGHAAGHLGAFVQTDAGWTLLASDAAWSPLNYQQRRGPSRLANLIMDNPRSYYHTLDALHQLYRGGAAEIRLCHEGDL
- a CDS encoding sterol desaturase family protein, producing the protein MTDLVIPIVVMLLVVVGEALWLQRCDKGSVNWHDVIFNLNSGHIVLWLFRGLEIACYGYVVTHYNLGWLDSWPVALVWLFALLAWDFGFYWLHRLHHRFRLLWAVHVVHHQGEHFNLSLGVRNSWYSSLTSIPFFMLLALVGVPLSVFITVSILHYSIQLFNHNALTPKLGFLEQILVTPAHHRVHHVNDLTYSNRNFGGSFIFWDKLFGTFGPSLPREPFAYGVRGDKSSVNPFWASNLPFLRYFRLPFKPSANAARFHCSAWCMVSGALLLFALVLGYVYRFGYGYNGLTGEQAAMFILLAAGAVALGGIAEGRNWGVGVWLLVALAFPLLLVLLFGWYQPYWWLMACAIAVHGCAVAAGWGRRKETTYG
- a CDS encoding phosphatase PAP2 family protein, yielding MRETTYRLWQMLLGWGFVGLIYSCSDRWQGAGYQLTPSWVDRAIPFSPHAVWLYLSFFLIIPLCYLLCPLSRIRWLRSTMQISALVAGVIYLLWPTTMDYPVDQGSSLSSVLLAALIHVDSSQNCLPSLHVALTALAVWAVLDSQKKLRSALLVLWGLAIAVSILQLRRHLWVDLLSGGALAMVVGYACQRVQWIGYGIRQGERQ
- a CDS encoding NAD(P)-dependent oxidoreductase, whose protein sequence is MKVLVTGATSGLGRNATEWLLAEGHQVHATGRDMAVGRLLEAQGARFTALDLTRAGVEQCNQLMVGCDIVWHCAAKSSPWGSRHAFYQANTFVTEKLAKAAGRCGVKRFIHISTPAVYFDFKHHHNIVESEFAQRFANHYAASKFAAEQAIAGMLHRYPQTTYLILRPRGLFGAHDRVIFPRILAQLQRDNGVLRLPGGGSAYLDLTFVLNVVHAMDLASRKTPVSSGSIYNITNQQPERLADMLHQLLTRQLGWQYRVQAVPYPLLLTLAGGMEMLAHVTGREPMLTRYSVAAAYFDMTLDNTRAIEELGYRPRYSLEQGITLTAEWLKQQGMAPHG
- a CDS encoding 3-oxoacyl-[acyl-carrier-protein] synthase III C-terminal domain-containing protein, with product MTIDSLSHQVVPIKIIATGAALPSLCIASSVLDQQLNKPTGYVEKRSGIIHRFHAAHDASQAELAVAALDDALDRHAIPRDSIDLLISASAIAVQALPFSAAHILKLAGLRRGIAGFDINTSCVSFISALQVAAGLLNSGIYRRIAIVSADIASRGIDWQDEESSLIFGDGAACAIVERGDGQSGILSYLMETYPEGSELCEIRAGGTRCNPRAGMKDSDFLFHMKGKQLFRQASALIESFLSRLLAAGGLTLAQIATVVPHQASHLSLEHMRRRLHVAPEALVDIYRYRGNQVAASIPSALHEAAITGRLNAEKPVMLIGTAAGLTLGGMVLLP